A DNA window from Helianthus annuus cultivar XRQ/B chromosome 15, HanXRQr2.0-SUNRISE, whole genome shotgun sequence contains the following coding sequences:
- the LOC110909562 gene encoding polcalcin Nic t 1, giving the protein MAEDEDKAERDRIFGAFDTNKDGQISSAELGDSLKKLGSVSAEEVQTMMEELDTDGDGFISYEEFTDFYNANRGLMKDVGKIF; this is encoded by the coding sequence ATGGCGGAGGACGAAGACAAGGCTGAGCGCGACCGGatctttggtgcgtttgataCCAATAAAGATGGCCAAATTTCTTCAGCCGAGCTGGGAGATTCTTTGAAGAAGCTCGGCTCTGTGTCAGCTGAAGAGGTCCAAACTATGATGGAAGAACTCGACACCGATGGAGATGGGTTCATTTCTTATGAAGAGTTTACTGATTTTTACAATGCCAATAGGGGCTTAATGAAGGACGTTGGCAAGATATTCTAA